From a single Mobula birostris isolate sMobBir1 chromosome 13, sMobBir1.hap1, whole genome shotgun sequence genomic region:
- the LOC140207672 gene encoding uncharacterized protein, giving the protein MAPQRVHTREQQFTCSDCGKGFIKSSQLKVHQRVHTGERPFTCSDCGKGFTLSSSLLIHQRFHTGDRPFTCSVCGKGFHRPADLHRHHQFHIGEKPFTCPDCGKGFTLLSHLQRHQSVHTRERPFTCSVCGKTFTQSSHLQRHWSVHTGERPFTCSDCGKGFTQTTSLLRHQRVHTGEKLFTRSERGKGFTRSSDLLAHQRVHNGERPFTCSECGKGFTCSSQLKVHQRVHTGERPFTCSDCGKTFTQSSNLQMHQRIHTGEKPFTCPICGKGFIQAASLLKHQRVHIGERPFTCSECGKGFTRSSDLLAHQRVHTGERLFTRSERGKRFSQSSDPLAHQRVHSGKRPFTCSDCGKGFSCSSQLKVHQRVHTGERPFTCSDCGKTFTQSSNLQMHQRIHTGEKPFTCPDCGKGFTQAASLLKHQRIHTG; this is encoded by the coding sequence ATGGCTCCCCAGCGAGTTCATACCAGGGAGCAgcagttcacctgctcggactgtgggaagggattcattaaatcatctcaactgaaggtacatcagcgagttcacaccggagagaggccgttcacctgctcagattgtggaaagggattcactctaTCATCCAGCCTACTAATAcaccagcgatttcacactggggacaggccattcacctgctctgtctgtgggaagggattccatcGACCAGCTGACCTTCATAGACACCACCAATTTCACataggggagaagccgttcacctgcccagactgtggaaaaggattcacTTTACTATCTCAcctgcagagacaccagtcagttcacaccagggagaggccgttcacctgctcagtctgtggaaaGACATTCacccagtcatcccacctacagcgacactggtcagttcacacaggggagaggccgttcacctgctctgactgtgggaagggattcactcagacaACTagcctactgagacaccagcgagttcacactggggagaagctgttcacccgCTCAGaacgtgggaagggattcactcggtcatctgatctgctggcacaccagcgagttcacaatggggagaggccattcacctgctcagaatgtgggaagggattcacttgctcatctcaactgaaggtacatcagcgagttcacactggagagaggccgttcacttgctcagactgtgggaagacctTCACTCAATCATCCAACCTTCAGatgcaccagcgaattcacactggggagaagccgttcacctgcccaatctgtgggaagggattcattcaggcAGCTAGCCTActgaaacaccagcgagttcacattggggagaggccattcacctgctcagaatgtgggaaaggattcactcggtcatctgatctgctggcacaccagcgagttcacactggggagaggctgttcacccgCTCAGAacgtgggaagagattctctcagtcaTCTGATCCGCTGGCACACCAGCGGGTTCACAGTgggaagaggccattcacctgctcagactgtgggaagggattcagttgctcatctcaactgaaggtacatcagcgagttcacactggagagaggccgttcacttgctcagactgtgggaagacctTCACTCAATCATCCAACCTTCAGatgcaccagcgaattcacactggggagaagccattcacctgcccagactgtgggaagggattcactcaggcagcTAGCCTACTaaaacaccagcgaattcacactgggtaG